The Paenibacillus swuensis genome contains the following window.
AGCACCAAATACACATTTATAGGTTCCTCCAGTAAGCTGATTAAACTAATACTTAACGTGCAGACCAATGCCAGTATCACTAACGGGATAAAAGATGAGAAGTATTTCTTCATATAAGTCGCGGAAGTGTTCAGTGCTTTAGCGACCCTTAAGTCTTGAATGATAATCAGGTATGGCGCCAAAGAAAAGAACAAGAACAGAAGTGACAGCACAATCCCTAACGGCCAAAGGAACAGAGCGGAAATAAACACGATCGCACCCGTGAATGTTTCAAAAACAGTCCAGCCTATCATCCGTTTAAAGAACATTCTTCCACCCGACAGCATGTTGTACGGCTTACCTTGAACTAAGGCATGTATTCCTCCTATATACATACCGCGGATATAACTGTGTACCAAGATGTACAATATCGTCATTGGAACCGTCCATTCCATATGAATGTGTTCCACCTTGAAAGGAGTCAGTTGTATTTTAAGCTGCTGCAGCGATGGGAGATGGAAAGGGATTGCCGCAGTAATTCCCGGACGTTGGACAGGCGCAATCTCTGGCGTCCCCCCTAAGAATGAGAAATGAGGGATAACAGTGAAGCCGTAATAGGCTCCCCATCCCAGCAATAAACCCAATCCTATGTCTAGAGTCATTGCCAATAAAACCAGTTTTCTGAAATTCAAAATAACTCTCCGTTCTTCTGCTTAATTCTCATGATGTCTAACGCAATAGGGCGCTCTAAAGTTACAGTGTTGTACATTAACACAACATCACAAAGAAAAGCAATACCCGCTTTTTGCGGATATTGCCTACCATGTTTATTCTTCAACAAGCTTAGCAAGGACTACTGCCGCCTGTGCCCGAGTGGTCAGCCCTTTGGGTTCGAACCGGTTGTCATTGCCGCCGCTAATAAACCCGAGCGAAACCGATTCCTTCACACTGGATTGAGCCCAAGCACTAATCAAAGCACTGTCAAGGAAAGACTTCCCGGATTCAGAAAGCACTCCTGCTTCCGTTGTTTCCTGCGGTTCCGCTGTTTGTACTGACTTGTAGCGATATGCATTCACCAACATAACGGCCATTTGCTCCCGCGTCAGCGTATCGTTGGAGCCGAACTGGCTCCCCGTTATGCCCTGGGTAATGCCGGCTATCACCGCCGCATACACATCCTTGCTGTACCAGGCCTTCGGCGGAACATCCCGGAAGCTGCCGTCTGTAACCGTTCCCCTTAACCCCAGCGCTCTCGACAGCATGGATACGAATTCGGCACGGGTAACTTTACCGCCTGGACTGAAGGTGTCTCTAGTCGTTCCACTGACAACTTGACGCCCGATCAGATGCTCAATGGGTTGTTGCGCCCAATGTCCGCGGATATCATCGAACGTCTTCTTGTATTCGAGCATCACCATGACCCGGTGTTGAATTGGCGCAGTAAGCGTATGTGCTTCCGTATCCCGTTGTCCGCCAATATAAGCCCAGTCTCTGTCGTAGTTCTGATATCCGAAGAAATGAAGCCTTTCAGTCTTGTTATAATGCCAAGGATCGTAGAACATGGTAAGTTCAACAGGATGGTGTTTAATCGGGGAGTCCTTGCCCCCCTTTATCTCCAAACCGTAATAGCTGGCCAGGTCCATTGGAGCGGAGTTATCATCACCCAGTGTCATTTCAAAATGATAGTACTCCGACTTCTCGTGGGCATCCGATGGATTGTAAGGAACGCGTTCTTGTGCATTCGCATTCATAACCCGGAACCGAATGCCGTTCTCAGAAGTTTCTTCTTGAAGCAGAGCTACCGGGAAATTCAACGTGAACTCACGAGTTCTCAATTCAATGGGTTTACTAGCGCGACCCGCCTCCGTCACCATCTCCTTGGACAGGAATACGTCCAACTTATCCAAGCGCTCCGGATTGACGGAATGAATCGTGATTTTGTCCGAATTGACCGCTTGGACTTGAGGTTCCCAGTCCGTTCTTGCCGGATTCACATTTAACACATTCGAGCCGAATGAATCCACGGTTGTGCTATAAGGGGGCATCTGATGATCTTGTGCGAGTTGCTTCACAGCATCCATGTCCTTGAATGAATAAATGCGATGATCCCCCTGATGGGGATCTTCTTGAATATCATTGCCTATATGCATGAGCATACTGCCGTCTTTCATGGAGATCATGTGTTCAACCTTATATGGCAGATCGAACAGTTTACTGTACGTATTCTTTAAGTACACCGCCTTGGTTGTAAAGACATACTCCCCGTTCGTCCCAATAATGTACTGATCCATGTAACTTCCATAAATCTGGGCTACCTTGTCCGCATTCATTCGTCGACCCGCATAATACACAGAGGTTCCATCCTGCACAACGAGATTGGACGGGGGATACATGAATCCGTAGCCTTCCGTTTCACTTTGGAACGAATAATCTGTCATGTTCAAAGCGGTGATGGAGCCGCCTGACGTACCGCCTTCTCCAATATATAACAGGTCCCGTCCAACATCAGCTTTGATGTCCGGCGAGCTGAACGAATAACGGTTATTATGGAAATGACTGCCTATGTCCATGTTGTGTCCTGAAGCGCGGTCGTATACGTTAATATCGTTGTAGTAGCTGTCTATGTAGAATATTTTGTCCCCGGCCAGCGCAATTCGGTTTGTGGTTCTGCCTAACTCGATACTCGTTAGCGGTCCGTTCAGCAGAGCGCCGTGTCCGGTATCAATGACATTCAGCGACGTGGCTTCGGTTTGAGCAATGTATAACCGATCATCGGGACCCAGCTCAATATCCGCTGTACCAGATCCTGCATAACGTTTATGTTCAATCTTCAGTGTTGTAGCGTTTATGTATAGCAGTTCGTTGCGTACGAGCGCATAAATATACTTTCCGTCCCGGCTCGTGGTCCAATCTGTAAGCGGTGCGTCCAACGTTAACGGAAGGTTGTTGTTGGATGGGGTCAAATGCGGCGTGGCGGCTTGTATGGCGGTTTGCCCGACAGGAAGTACGGTTCCCAGGCATACGGAAAGAAGAGTTGAAGTAATAATCAGTGTCTGTCTAAACACGGTGACGTCCCTACCTTTCTATGAAGAAGTTGAGGGTTTATTCTAACGGAAGCGGTTTAATTTTGCCATGCAAATATATGGAATTAAAAAAACGACTCGCGATGGAGCCGGTTCATGTTCAATATAAGGATACTCTTCAACATGGCGCATCCTAGGATATATAGATACTGAGTTGATTAAAAGCCAAGAAAACAGCCCTACTGTTTCTTGGCTTTATTCTTTCCCTCATACCCCCTCCCCCACGCACATATACATAGCTACAGACAGCAATTTACCAAGGGGTGAAGGACATGCGTGACACGGAAATCAAGGAACTGGAATACGCCATAGCGGAAATCATGGAGGTGGCGGACGGGTTCGGGCTCGACTATTATCCGATGCGATACGAGGTTTGTCCGGCAGATATCATCTATACCTTCGGCGCGTACGGCATGCCTACCCGGTTCTCGCACTGGAGCTTCGGCAAGACGTTCAATAAGATGAAGACGCAATACGACTTGGGTTTAAGCAAAATATACGAGCTCGTCATCAACTCAAACCCCTGCTATGCCTTCCTTCTGGACGGTAACTCTTTGATCCAAAATAAACTGATCGTAGCCCACGTCCTTGCCCACTGCGATTTCTTCAAAAATAATGCCCGCTTCTCCAAGACGAACCGCAATATGGTCGAGAGCATGTCTGCAACCGCCGAGCGCGTTCGTGAATATGAGATGCAGTACGGAACGGATCAAGTCGAAAAGTTCATTGACGCCGTCCTGGCCATTCAAGAGCATGTCGATCCAACCATTGTGAAGCCTTACCAACTGGAGAAGGAACGTTATCTCGACCTGATGCAGCGCAAACATGAACCGTCTCCTCCGCCCATCACGGCTTATGACGATTTATGGAATTTGGAGAATACAGGGCAAGAAAAGGATGCAACCCCTGAACTGAAGCGTTTTCCGCCGCATCCGGAGAAGGATATTCTGTGGTTTATCGAGGAATATTCCACTGTGCTTGAGCCGTGGCAACGCGATATTCTGACGATGCTGCGCGATGAGATGCTCTACTTCTGGCCTCAGCTGGAGACGAAGATCATGAATGAAGGCTGGGCTTCCTACTGGCATCAGCGCATTCTTCGGGAGCTTGACCTGACCGCAAGCGAGACCATCGAGTTTGCCAAATTAAACGCATCGGTGGTGCAGCCGTCCCAACATACCCTGAACCCTTACTACCTGGGGCTGAAAATATTCGAAGATATCGAGAAGCGCTGGGAGAATCCTTCGGCTGAGGATCGCGAACGCTTTAAGCGCGAGCCCGGCCGCGGCCGCGAGAAGATGTTTGAGGTGCGCGAAAACGATTCTGATCTGTCGTTTATCCGTAACTATATGACCAAAGATCTGGTGAAAGAGCTGGATTTGTACGTTTTTGAGAAAAAGGGGCCGGAATGGAAAATTACCGATAAGTCGTGGCAAAATATCCGCGACCAGCTGGTCTATTCCCGCGTCAACGGCGGTTTCCCTTATCTTGTCGTGCAAGACGGCGATTTCTTGCGGAACGGCGAGCTGTATCTGCTTCACCAGTACGAAGGCGTGGAGCTTGACCTAAAGTATCTGGAGCGCACTCTACCCTACGTCTTCCAAATTTGGGGTAAATCCATCCATATGGAAACCGTCGTGGAGGATAAGCGCGCGGTGTTCACCTATGACGGGAAGAAGCTGCATCGCAAGTTTCTATAAACGCACTTCGCCACAAAGGAAGAGCCCGAACGAGAAGCGAAACGCTTCGTGTTCGGGCTCTATTATTTGTGCCAAGCGTCCAATCGAATTTCCGTTGGAGTTCTGCCGGTTTGCTTTTTCATGACTCTGGCAAAATGGTACGTGCTCTTAAACCCGCAGCGTTCAGTAATTTCGTTAATCCGAAGCCCCGTCTGAATGAGAAGCTCGTTTGCCCTTAGCACTCGATAGTTCCAGACATATTTCATCGGAGTCGTGTCTTCATGCAGCCGGAACAAGCGTACCAGATGCTCCGGGGACACCCCGGCTTGGGAAGCAATGTCCCGGAGGGACAGCTCCTCGTGAAAATG
Protein-coding sequences here:
- a CDS encoding SpoVR family protein; translated protein: MRDTEIKELEYAIAEIMEVADGFGLDYYPMRYEVCPADIIYTFGAYGMPTRFSHWSFGKTFNKMKTQYDLGLSKIYELVINSNPCYAFLLDGNSLIQNKLIVAHVLAHCDFFKNNARFSKTNRNMVESMSATAERVREYEMQYGTDQVEKFIDAVLAIQEHVDPTIVKPYQLEKERYLDLMQRKHEPSPPPITAYDDLWNLENTGQEKDATPELKRFPPHPEKDILWFIEEYSTVLEPWQRDILTMLRDEMLYFWPQLETKIMNEGWASYWHQRILRELDLTASETIEFAKLNASVVQPSQHTLNPYYLGLKIFEDIEKRWENPSAEDRERFKREPGRGREKMFEVRENDSDLSFIRNYMTKDLVKELDLYVFEKKGPEWKITDKSWQNIRDQLVYSRVNGGFPYLVVQDGDFLRNGELYLLHQYEGVELDLKYLERTLPYVFQIWGKSIHMETVVEDKRAVFTYDGKKLHRKFL
- a CDS encoding S-layer homology domain-containing protein, which produces MFRQTLIITSTLLSVCLGTVLPVGQTAIQAATPHLTPSNNNLPLTLDAPLTDWTTSRDGKYIYALVRNELLYINATTLKIEHKRYAGSGTADIELGPDDRLYIAQTEATSLNVIDTGHGALLNGPLTSIELGRTTNRIALAGDKIFYIDSYYNDINVYDRASGHNMDIGSHFHNNRYSFSSPDIKADVGRDLLYIGEGGTSGGSITALNMTDYSFQSETEGYGFMYPPSNLVVQDGTSVYYAGRRMNADKVAQIYGSYMDQYIIGTNGEYVFTTKAVYLKNTYSKLFDLPYKVEHMISMKDGSMLMHIGNDIQEDPHQGDHRIYSFKDMDAVKQLAQDHQMPPYSTTVDSFGSNVLNVNPARTDWEPQVQAVNSDKITIHSVNPERLDKLDVFLSKEMVTEAGRASKPIELRTREFTLNFPVALLQEETSENGIRFRVMNANAQERVPYNPSDAHEKSEYYHFEMTLGDDNSAPMDLASYYGLEIKGGKDSPIKHHPVELTMFYDPWHYNKTERLHFFGYQNYDRDWAYIGGQRDTEAHTLTAPIQHRVMVMLEYKKTFDDIRGHWAQQPIEHLIGRQVVSGTTRDTFSPGGKVTRAEFVSMLSRALGLRGTVTDGSFRDVPPKAWYSKDVYAAVIAGITQGITGSQFGSNDTLTREQMAVMLVNAYRYKSVQTAEPQETTEAGVLSESGKSFLDSALISAWAQSSVKESVSLGFISGGNDNRFEPKGLTTRAQAAVVLAKLVEE